The Primulina tabacum isolate GXHZ01 chromosome 7, ASM2559414v2, whole genome shotgun sequence genome includes a window with the following:
- the LOC142550745 gene encoding glutathione S-transferase T3-like, with the protein MPFISQTENEPVTPTFVPETQLSDRESPIEVVNLENVDSGVEGRKKRSTWRKVEDEILARSFVTISDDPIIGNDQKAEAFWGRVASYYNDNRPAAQYRTKKSSCHGDEDILRLAYEKYREENNDIAFNLEHVWRIVKDRPMFTPQSVDHLVSTKKARTSESGASNTSSNQDSSLHVDLNEEENRPMGQKAAKRKGKCKTRSDMECMTTNLDNMFAKFTEYTSMKKVEVEMKQKQLEVEEMKAKVAMAKVQLKEYSILSKDTSQMTYEQLIIHERLCQEIRGRWNI; encoded by the exons ATGCCATTTATTTCTCAGACTGAAAATGAACCGGTCACTCCGACTTTCGTCCCAGAGACTCAATTGTCCGACCGTGAATCCCCAATTGAAGTCGTAAATTTGGAGAATGTGGATTCTGGCGTTGAGGGTAGAAAAAAACGGTCAACCTGGAGAAAGGTTGAAGACGAGATCTTAGCGAGATCGTTTGTCACTATCAGCGATGACCCAATCATCGGCAATGATCAAAAAGCGGAAGCTTTCTGGGGACGTGTTGCAAGCTATTACAATGACAATCGACCCGCAG CACAATACCGTACAAAAAAAAGTAGCTGCCACGGTGATGAGGATATACTACGGCTTGCGTATGAAAAATATCGTGAGGAAAATAACGACATCGCATTTAATCTTGAGCATGTGTGGAGGATCGTAAAAGACCGTCCAATGTTTACTCCACAGTCTGTTGATCACCTTGTTAGCACGAAGAAGGCAAGGACCTCGGAGTCGGGAGCAAGCAACACCTCATCCAACCAAGATTCGAGTCTACATGTAGACCTAAACGAAGAAGAAAATCGTCCAATGGGTCAGAAGGCAGCAAAAAGAAAGGGAAAATGTAAAACGAGATCGGACATGGAGTGTATGACAACAAACTTGGACAATATGTTTGCAAAGTTTACTGAATATACAAGCATGAAAAAAGTTGAAGTTGAAATGAAACAAAAACAACTCGAAGTAGAGGAGATGAAAGCAAAAGTTGCTATGGCCAAAGTTCAACTAAAGGAATATTCAATTCTTTCGAAGGATACTTCGCAAATGACATATGAGCAACTTATCATCCACGAACGTCTATGTCAAGAGATTAGGGGGAGATGGAATATTTAA